Proteins encoded within one genomic window of Solenopsis invicta isolate M01_SB chromosome 10, UNIL_Sinv_3.0, whole genome shotgun sequence:
- the LOC105200459 gene encoding zinc finger protein 182 encodes MWQSANTGIESSMNKCRACMKEGGKMLPMYDDNIINQINLPYKLAQLASIQIDRFDGLPNMLCPKCAYRTNVLYNFRLEVQESDKKLRKIHETQMCKKEELNEQNKDNSIQMEESLELNISSDRKFTHTSDFEHINIKTDEGLKEEEYKIDVSQIVENSEDDKKSSQLNELFYNIIQETNEDVHLVKTNIPEEISKMFASQNVTIMYVPKSAIESISETTLIVDQEENEIETSNDIFISEVENLSGQENYEEVSSNVYISNSVKSNATRKEKCTYWEQDTAIINVDEQKQYDTIQNEDTETKLNESGSNIEQSIRIEDSDGSDSDYFVDGKDNVLGSVSDAIIRIKEVQRENGIEYQCTLCLQNYDQLTSVLLHTVDNHVPLSGPFFCMVCDKDFKSCRKLRAHVKTHTGDFPYSCFLCKKAYNRRRYLKRHMACHSNFSRHRCLKCGCRFKSKSELETHATTHKHDAPYACNQCTRVFNHKGNYKRHLISHLDPEGRHLPKYPCNYCGKRFPNNRTLQTHIRVHTGEKPFQCDICLKSFSQRGNLLNHSKIHTNPRSHTCEVCGKSFNQRATLRDHGLLHTGEKPHVCTVCGKAFTVSAALRRHMFNHVDGKPFNCANCGMGFVGKYDLRRHMRVHENRPREKRRKTTKTPNLVQQKSDKSHVVLEEPVLETVFIAVAKEEEEEEEEEEEEHLSQNITQTTSQVESEKENENALFNLQSYNSVLYNTADSKS; translated from the exons ATGTGGCAAAGCGCAAACACGGGGATCGAGTCCAGCATGAATAAATGCCGCGCGTGCATGAAGGAAGGTGGCAAGATGTTGCCTATGTACGATGATAATATCATCAATCAGATTAATCTGCCGTACAAACTCGCGCAGCTCGCATCCATCCAG ATTGATAGATTTGATGGATTACCCAACATGCTTTGCCCAAAGTGTGCTTACCGAACTAATGTTTTATATAACTTCAGATTAGAAGTGCAAGAATCGGACAAGAAGCTTAGAAAGATACATGAAACTCAAATGTGCAAG AAAGAAGAGTTAAATGAACAAAACAAAGATAACAGTATACAAATGGAGGAATctttagaattaaatatatcaaGTGACAGAAAGTTTACACATACTTCTGATTTTGAGCATATAAACATTAAAACAGATGAAGGGCTCAAGGAAGAAGAATACAAAATTGATGTATCACAGATAGTTGAAAATAGTGAGGATGACAAGAAAAGTTCACAATTGAatgaacttttttataatattatacaagaaACTAATGAGGATGTCCATTTGGTAAAAACCAATATACCTGAAGAAATTTCGAAAATGTTTGCATCACAAAATGTCACAATCATGTATGTACCAAAATCTGCAATTGAGTCGATATCAGAGACCACATTAATAGTCGATCAGGAAGAAAACGAAATCGAAACTAGCAATGATATATTTATCTCTGAAGTGGAAAATTTGAGTGGAcaagaaaattatgaagaagTCTCGAGTAATGTATACATTTCCAATTCTGTAAAATCTAATGCGACTAGAAAGGAAAAATGCACATATTGGGAACAAGATACAGCAATAATAAATGTTGATGAACAGAAACAATACGACACAATACAAAATGAAGATACAGAAACAAAACTTAATGAGAGCGGTTCTAATATTGAACAATCCATAAGAATAGAGGACAGCGATGGATCCGATTCTGACTACTTTGTCGATGGTAAAGACAATGTATTAGGAAGTGTGAGCGATGCGATTATACGAATAAAGGAAGTTCAGCGAGAAAATGGGATCGAATATCAATGCACGTTGTGTCTGCAAAACTACGATCAATTGACAAGTGTATTGCTACATACCGTCGATAATCATGTCCCTCTTAGTGGTCCGTTCTTTTGCATGGTATGCGACAAAGACTTCAAAAGCTGTCGAAAACTGCGAGCGCATGTGAAAACACACACTGGTGATTTTCCATATTCCTGTTTCCTTTGTAAAAAGGCGTATAATAGAAGAAGGTATCTGAAAAGGCACATGGCATGCCATTCAAATTTTTCACGACACCGCTGCTTAAAGTGCGGTTGTCGCTTCAAGTCTAAATCGGAATTGGAGACTCATGCGACGACGCATAAACATGACGCGCCCTATGCTTGCAATCAGTGTACTCGAGTATTTAATCACAAAGGCAATTATAAACGGCATTTAATCAGTCATTTGGATCCTGAAGGCCGTCATTTACCCAAATATCCATGTAATTACTGTGGCAAACGCTTTCCTAACAATCGTACACTGCAAACGCATATACGCGTACATACTGGTGAGAAACCATTCCAGTGTGACATTTGTCTCAAGTCATTTTCACAACGAGGCAATTTATTAAATCACTCAAAGATACATACAAATCCTCGCAGTCATACGTGCGAAGTCTGTGGTAAAAG CTTTAATCAGCGTGCTACATTACGAGATCATGGATTATTGCATACAGGTGAAAAGCCCCATGTATGTACAGTATGTGGAAAAGCTTTTACGGTTAGCGCGGCATTGAGGCGGCATATGTTCAATCACGTTGATGGCAAACCGTTTAATTGTGCGAATTGTGGCATGGGATTCGTCGGCAAATACGACTTACGACGACATATGCGAGTACATGAGAACCGACCAAGGGAAAAGCGGAGAAAAACTACAAAAACACCCAATTTAGTTCAACAGAAATCAGACAAAAGTCATGTCGTATTAGAAGAACCAGTTCTTGAGACTGTGTTCATAGCAGTagcgaaagaagaagaagaagaagaagaagaagaagaagaagagcatTTATCACAAAACATTACACAAACAACGTCTCAAGTCGaatcagaaaaagaaaatgaaaatgcaTTGTTCAATCTTCAATCTTATAATTCGGTTTTATATAATACAGCTGATAGTAAATCATAG